The DNA region AACAAGATCACCATTGAAGGGGACACCGACCTCGCGTTCAGTGAAGATGTGCCGATGCGGTTCCGTGGCCTCGGCTGGAACGTGGTGAAGGTAGACGACGCCAACGACCTCGACGCGTTCGGCAAAGCGCTTCAAACGTTCCACAAGTGCGACGACGCCCCCACGCTGATCGTGGTCCGCAGCGTCATCGCCTGGGGCTCGCCCAACAAGGCCGGCACGCACGGCGCCCACGGCTCGCCGCTGGGGGACGAAGAGATCCGGCTCACCAAAGAGGCCTACGGGTGGCCTACAGACGAGAAATTCTTCGTGCCCGAGGAGGTCAAGAAGCACTTTGCCGACACGCTGGGCGCCCGCGGCGCCAAGAGCTACGCGGAGTGGCAGAAGCAGTTTGTCGCGTACAAGCAGGAGCACGCCGCGCTGGCCGCAGAGCTAGAGCTGATCTGGTCCGGCGGCCTCCCCAAGGGCTGGGACGCCGGGCTGCCGGAGTTCCCCGCAGACGCCAAGGGGATTGCCACCCGGGCCTCCGGCGGCAAGTCGCTCGCTGGGATCGCCGCCAACCTGCCGTGGCTGGTAGGGGGATCGGCGGACTTGGCCCCTTCCACCAACACGCTGCTCGCCGGGGAAGGAGACTTCGAAGCCGACAGCTACGGCGGTCGAAACCTGCACTGGGGCATCCGCGAACACGCCATGGCCGCCGCCGCCAACGGCATGGCTCTTGCCGGCTTGCGGCCTTACGTCGCAACGTTCTTCGTCTTCAGCGACTACCTGCGGCCCTCGATGCGACTCGCGGCGCTCATGAAGCAGCCGGTCGTGTACGTGTTCACCCACGACTCCATCGGCGTTGGCGAGGACGGCCCCACTCACCAGCCGGTCGAGCAGCTCGCGGCGGCTCGGGCGATCCCGGGCCTAGTGACCATCCGCCCCGGAGACGCCAACGAGGCGGCCGAAGCGTGGCGGGCCGCGATCAACAACCAGCACCGGCCCACGGCGCTCGTGCTGACGCGGCAGAACCTGCCGACCCTCGATCGCGCGAAGTACGCCGCCGCCACCGGCCTCGAGAAGGGCGCCTACATCCTCGCCGACGCCAAGGGGGGCAAGCCGGACGTTCTTCTCATGGCTACCGGCAGCGAGTTGTCTTTGGCGGTCGAGGCCTACGAGACGCTCACCGCCTCCGGCGTTGCCGCCCGGGTCGTCAGCATGCCCTCGTTCGAGCTGTTTGAAGACCAGCCGCAGAGCTACCGCGACTCGGTCCTCCCGCCATCGGTTTCGGCCCGCGTGGGAATTGAGGTAGGAATCCAGCAGTGCTGGGACCGCTACCTCGGGCTCTGCGGGAAGTTCATCGGCATGGACGACTTCGGCGCTTCGGCGCCTTACAATGAGGTCTACGAGGCGCGGGGAATCACGGTCGAAGCCGTGGTGAAGGCCGCGAAGTCGTGCCTGTCGTAGTTGACGCCATGAAGCCAAAGCGATTGCTGACAATCCTCTTGCTGTGTTTGGCGTCGGCGGCCCAACTCCACGCCGAGGCTCCGCCGCTTCCTAGCGACTGGCTCGCCGTAGTCGCCACAAGCGACCTGCCGGCGTTGTTCGAACAAGCGGAGGCGTTGCTAGGCGACCTCAAGCGGCCTGAACGGGGGGCGATCGGCGTGCTCCGCGTCGCCGCGTCGCGTCTCCCGCTCGCCGATGGCAGCGTGATCGTCGGGCTCCGGGGGAGCATGGCTAGCGGCGCGGGGGCGACCGACGGTGTAACGCCGTTCGCGCTGGTCGAGGTCAGCGACTTCGACCTGCTGGTCGAAAGGCTCGGGGCAGAACCGACCGGCGCCACGGCGGTGATGAGTCTCGGGGGGGCCGAGGTTGAGCTGGTCGCCCTGGGCGATTGGGCCCTGCTTCGAGTTTCGGACGCCGGCGTTACCTGGACGGAACCGGCCGATCCGCGTTCATTGGAGCCCGTGCTCGCATTGCTGGAGCAGCAGACGATGGTGGCCGCGGTGTCGACCAGCGGTCTCGATTCTCTCGAACGCTTCGCGATTGATACCCGCGAAGCCATGGGGCTCGCCGGCAACCGCTTCCGGTTCGGCAGCCTCCGCTACCGCGGGGGCTGGAGTCTAGAGCAGACGCGGACCCTAGTGGCGATGGCCGCTCCGCTGTTCACCTCGCTTAAGCGCGACGCGTCCGCGGTAAGGCTCGGAGCATCCCGCAGCGAGTCGGGCGATCTCAACCTGACCGTTGGCGTTGAAGACCGAACCCCTGCCTCCGATAATCCGGATCAAGTGCTGATCCAAAGGGTAACCGTCAAGACGGCCTCGGGGGCGCGGCCAGCTATTTTCGATCTGCCAGTGCCGAGCAACCTCGGCGCCCGTCGACTTGCGGCGGGGATCTACTTGGCGTCGGTCGCGATGCAGCCCGACTCGGTCGACCTGCGGGCCTATCCGGCCAGCTTCGGCAAGTTCGCCTCGGCCTGCCGTGCCGCGTTCGAGCAGGTCAGCTCGGGTCGCGTGCTGGCGATATCTCGTGCGGCCGACTCTCCGCTCGGCGCCAACCAAGTGGCGGCGCTCCGGGTTCCAGACGCCGAGCGTTTCACGCAAGCGTTCGCTGAAGCGGTTGCTCGCTGGAACGAGATGTTGTCCGGCGCTGGGGGGAATCAGCAGCTCGTGTTTCAGTCGGAACCGGTGGAGGTCGGTGGACACGCCGGCGCCCGTTACTGGGCCAACGTGGTTGACCCCGCCGACGCGGACCGCGTGCCAGAGATCAAGACCACGATGCAGCGATTCTACGGCGCCGACGGAAAAGCGTCGTTCTACGTAGTGCCGCTCGGCGCCGACCTGGTCGCCGTGGCCGACATGACCGTCGACGACCTGGCGCCTTGGTTGGAACGGATCGGCACTGGCGACGGGGCTCCATCCGACACGGGCGAGATCGCGGTCGATCGGCTGATCAATTGGCAACAGCAGGTCTGGGCCGCGATGATGGACGGGGCGCTCGGCTTTAAACCGTCGCCGCCTTTTCCCTCGGTCCCCCCTTGCGAAGTGACGCTCGAAGCCGAGGGCCCCGCCCAGGTCTTCCGGCTCCAGGTGCCGCAAGAACTCATCCAGTCACTTGGCGCGAAGATAACCGCCCAGTAGCGCATCGCTCTAACGGTTCTCTCGGATGGCGCATTCGGCCGCCTTTGGACTTCGGCGCCGAGCGAACCGCTGTTTGGCGTCCCTACGCATTTGACGCGCCCGCCTTCGTGATCGGCTCGGATCCGCTACATTCGTGCTATCCTCGATTTTCCTCTCATGCGAACGACCACTTTAGGAGGCGTCGGAAGCGATGCAGAAAGGACGAAAAAGCAATGAACGTTTCGACGACGGGATCTACGGATCGGGCGACCTCTCACGCAACGCGCCCAAGCAGAAATTTCCCAATCAGGAACGCGACCCGCGCCACGCGTACGCCATCGTCCACGACGAGCTGATGCTGGATGGCAACTCCCGCCAAAACCTGGCCACCTTCTGTCAGACCTGGGAGGAACCTGAAGTCCACAAGCTGATGGATGAGTGCATCGACAAGAACATGGTCGATAAGGACGAGTATCCGCAGACCGCCGAGATCGAGGCGCGGTGCGTCCGCATGCTGTGCGATCTCTGGAACGCGCCACGGCCTGAGGGCGCCGTCGGTTGCTCGACAACCGGATCGAGCGAGGCGGCGATGCTTGGCGGGATGGCGATGAAACGTCGCTGGGAGGCGAGCCGCCGAGCGCAGGGCAAGGCGATCGACAAACCCAATCTAGTGACCGGCCCGGTGCAGGTTTGCTGGCACAAGTTCACCCGCTACTGGGACATCGAGCACCGGGAGATCCCGATGGAGCCGGGGCGGATGCTGATGACCCCTGAGGAAGCGCTCAGCCGGTGCGACGAGAACACGATCGGCGTCACGCCGACCCTTGGGGTGACCTTCACGGGCCAGTACGAGCCGGTCAAAGCGGTTGCCGGGGCGCTCGACCGCTTGCAAGAAACTTCGGGACTCGACATCCCCATCCATGTCGACGCCGCCAGCGGTGGGTTCCTGGCGCCGTTCTGCTCGCCAGAACTCGAGTGGGACTTCCGCCTGCCGCGCGTGAAGTCGATCAACGCCTCGGGGCACAAGTTTGGGCTCGCTCCCTTGGGGGTCGGCTGGGTCGCGTGGCGCGAACAGACCGATCTCCCGGAAGAGCTGATCTTCTGGGTCAATTACCTGGGGGGCAACATGCGCGACACAGCCCTCAATTTCTCTCGCCCCGGCGGGCAGGTTGTGTGCCAGTACTACAACTTCCTTAGGCTCGGAAAGGAGGGTTACCGCAAGATCCACGATGGATGTTACGCGACCGCTCAACTGCTCGCCCGCGAGATCCAGCAGCTCGGTCCCTTTGAAATCGTCTTCGACGGCCAGACCGATGCCGGCATCCCGGCGCTATGCTGGAAGCTCAAGCCCGGCGCCGAAGCAGGTTTCTCTCTCTACGACCTAGCGGACCGCCTGCGCTGCCGTGGCTGGCAGGTTCCGGCCTACACACTGCCGGCAAACTGCCAGCAGCAAACGATCCAACGGATCCTTGTCCGCCAAGGTGTAAGTCGCGACCTGGCGATGATGTTGGTCGACGACATCAGGCAGGCGCTCGACTATTTTGCTCGGCACCCGCTTGCCCCGTCGTTGACCAGCGAGGAGGCTTCCGGGTTCCACCATTGACGGAAAGCCCGCACGGCAAGTGGAGTACCTTGGCTCCCTAACCTCCGCAGCCGCCGCAGCCGCCACACCCCCCACCACCACAGCCGCCATCCCCTGACCCGCCGTCTCCGCATCCGCTATCGCCGCCCGATCCGGGCGAGGCGGCCGCGATGGCGCCGCGCAGTGGATCAAGCTCCGTGGCGCCGGCCGCTGCGACGCCGAACAGCCCAACCGTGAGCGCCAACTCCGCGGGACCGAGGCTGTCTCCCTGTTTCTTCGCCCGGCCCTTCAATGTGGCGTGGTCCTTTAGCAACCCACGCCAGCGACGTTCACCTCTCCGGCTGCGGTGGGGCTTCGACCAGAAAAACGCGAAAACTCCGATCAGCACCGCGAGGCCGATGAAAAGAAAACCGACCGGCTTGTCTCGGCCGACGCCGACAACCAACTTGAACAAGCCAAGCAACCACACCGATCCGAGAAGCAGCGCCGCCGCAAAACGGGGTGAGCGGAACGATTGGCTGGTTTCTAGCAGCCCGTGCTGCTCAAGTTGCTCAACCTGCTGCA from Pirellulimonas nuda includes:
- the tkt gene encoding transketolase, with product MPTTTTDLSQTAINTIRTLAMDGVQAANSGHPGTPMALAPVTYKLWADVLRYDPAQPLWPGRDRYVLSCGHASMLLYAMIHLAGIRKVGHDGIVTDQPALPLEELKNFRQMGSLTPGHPEHGHTTGVETTTGPLGQGCGNSVGMAIAERWMAARYNKPGFNVFDYNVYAQCSDGDLMEGVACEAASLAGHLKLANLCWIYDDNKITIEGDTDLAFSEDVPMRFRGLGWNVVKVDDANDLDAFGKALQTFHKCDDAPTLIVVRSVIAWGSPNKAGTHGAHGSPLGDEEIRLTKEAYGWPTDEKFFVPEEVKKHFADTLGARGAKSYAEWQKQFVAYKQEHAALAAELELIWSGGLPKGWDAGLPEFPADAKGIATRASGGKSLAGIAANLPWLVGGSADLAPSTNTLLAGEGDFEADSYGGRNLHWGIREHAMAAAANGMALAGLRPYVATFFVFSDYLRPSMRLAALMKQPVVYVFTHDSIGVGEDGPTHQPVEQLAAARAIPGLVTIRPGDANEAAEAWRAAINNQHRPTALVLTRQNLPTLDRAKYAAATGLEKGAYILADAKGGKPDVLLMATGSELSLAVEAYETLTASGVAARVVSMPSFELFEDQPQSYRDSVLPPSVSARVGIEVGIQQCWDRYLGLCGKFIGMDDFGASAPYNEVYEARGITVEAVVKAAKSCLS
- a CDS encoding glutamate decarboxylase, producing the protein MQKGRKSNERFDDGIYGSGDLSRNAPKQKFPNQERDPRHAYAIVHDELMLDGNSRQNLATFCQTWEEPEVHKLMDECIDKNMVDKDEYPQTAEIEARCVRMLCDLWNAPRPEGAVGCSTTGSSEAAMLGGMAMKRRWEASRRAQGKAIDKPNLVTGPVQVCWHKFTRYWDIEHREIPMEPGRMLMTPEEALSRCDENTIGVTPTLGVTFTGQYEPVKAVAGALDRLQETSGLDIPIHVDAASGGFLAPFCSPELEWDFRLPRVKSINASGHKFGLAPLGVGWVAWREQTDLPEELIFWVNYLGGNMRDTALNFSRPGGQVVCQYYNFLRLGKEGYRKIHDGCYATAQLLAREIQQLGPFEIVFDGQTDAGIPALCWKLKPGAEAGFSLYDLADRLRCRGWQVPAYTLPANCQQQTIQRILVRQGVSRDLAMMLVDDIRQALDYFARHPLAPSLTSEEASGFHH